The window TCTGATGGCTTCTATAATTAGATGCAAATCCATTTCCTTTAGCATATATCCGCTGGCACCAGCTTGGACTGCTAGGAGTACATATGATTTATCGATATTGTCGGTTAAGACTGCAACTTTTACTTTTGGATGCTCATTTGAAAGTTGTTCGATACATCTAATACTTTCTAATGGTGTTTCACCTAATTCCATCAGCAATATATCTACTTCTTCAGAAAAATTATTGCTATAATGAGCTATTATCTCTTCTGTGGTTTCTGCCTCGTAAACAACTTCGAGCAATCCGTCTGAAGCAAATAACCCTTTTAATCCTTCACGATAAATTTGTTGACCATCTATAAAAGCAATTCTTATTTTATTAATTGTTTCAGCCACGATATACCTCCCATTTCGGTTAAATCATTCCTTAAACTATATCATATCTTTAAAATTCAAATAAGTAGCTGATACAACCGTTGTTTTATATAGAAAGGTTGGAAAACCAAATAGGTTGTGACATTACGGGATTTGTCTTAACTAATGAATACGCTAAACGAAATACCTTTCATTTGGTGGTAGAATAGACTTATATAGATACTTTAAGCAGAAGGTGGTATTACATAAATGGGCTATCAATCTGAAGCACAACTTGAAAAAAAAATGATTAGCCAACTTGTTCGTCAAGGCTATGAACAAGTGCAGCTTCCTGACTACGAAGCACTTCTTCTTAATTTTCGGTCACAAGTCAATCGGTTTAATCAAAATAAACTCGAAGGCAAGCCACTGACAGACACAGAATTTAACAGGTTACTGAATTTAGTTGATGGGAAGAGCATCTTTGATTCGGCTAAAATTTTACGAGATAAACAAATCATTGAACGAGAAGACGGATCGGAGCTTTACATAGAATTATTTAACACCCGTGAGTGGTGCAAAAACTTATTCCAGGTGACAACGCAAACAACTGTGACCGGAACGTACACGAATCGGTATGATGTAACGATCTTAATCAATGGGCTTCCTGTTGTTCAGGTTGAATTGAAAAGAAGAGGGTTAGATTTTAAAGAAGCATTCAACCAGATTCAGCGCTATCGCAAGCATTCTTACAAAGGACTATATCGTTTTCTCCAAATTTTTGTGGTCACAAACGGTGTTGATACGAAGTACTTTTCCAATTCGGATAGCGATATTTTATTTGGGTACACTTTTTTCTGGTCCGACGCAGAAAACAACATCATTACAAATTTGAATGAATTCACATCCTCGTTTCTTGAGAAGTGTCATATTGCCAAGATGATTGCTCGGTATATGGTTTTAAATGATACGGAGAAACTGCTGATGGTCATGCGTCCTTATCAGGTTTATGCAACGGAAGCCCTTGTACAACGAGCTCTTGAAACGAAAAATAGTGGCTTTATCTGGCATACGACGGGTTCAGGAAAAACACTTACTTCGTTCAAAGCAAGCCAAATCCTTGCGAATGAACCCAGCATTAAGAAAGTATTTTTCTTAGTGGATCGCAAGGATTTAGATAGTCAAACCATCGCAGAATTTAATAAGTTTGAAAAAGGGTCGGTTGATCGGACAGAAAAGACAGACCTGCTTGTCAAACAAATTGAAGATGTCATGAAGCCGTTTATTGTAACGACCATTCAAAAAATGGCGAATGCGGTGAAAACCCCTCGCTTCGCTAAGATTATGGATCTTTACAGAGATGACCGAGTAATTTTCATTATTGATGAATGTCATCGGAGTCAATTCGGAGAGATGCATACGAATATCTCAAGACACTTCAAAAATGCACAGTACTTTGGATTTACAGGCACACCCCGTCTTAAAGAAAATAAAAGTCAGGACGGTCGAACTACTGCCGATCTTTTTGAAAAGTGCTTGCATACCTATTTAATTAAAGAAGCCATTCGAGATGGCAACGTACTTGGGTTTTCAGTTGAACACCATGAACTAATCAAAGCAAAAGTAAATGAAAACGATAGAACACGGGTAGAAGCAATTAACACAGATGAAGTGTGGATGGACGATAATCGGATGCATTGGGTAGTAAAAAACATCTTAGAAAATCATGAACGGAAATCACGTAGTAAGGGCTACACCGCCATTTTTACAGTGCAATCGATTCCTATGCTCATTAAATATTATGAGTTGCTTAAACAAACGGAGCATCCCTTTAAAATAGCGGGTATCTTTTCGTACGGTGCAAATGAAGAGAGTGAAGGGAAAGACGAGCATTCCAGAGATAGTTTGGAACGTATTATCACGGACTATAACGGAATCTTTGATACTAATTACTCTACGGACACGTATCCTAGCTACTTTTCGGATATTTCCAAAAGGGTCAAAACCGCACAAATTGATATCCTGCTCGTCGTCAATATGTTTTTAACAGGTTTTGATAGCCGAACGCTGAACACATTATATGTAGATAAAAATTTGAAATATCATGACTTGCTGCAAGCGTTTAGTCGTACCAATCGGGTAGAGAAAGCAACAAAACCATATGGAAATATCGTGTGTTATCGTAACTTAAAAAAAAATACAGATGAATCGCTTAAACTGTTTTCAAAGACAGATTCTGTCGATGATATCCTCATGAAAAGTTATGTCGAATACTTGGCCATGTTTTTGGCTTCTCTTAAAAAAGTGCGTGAAATCGCAGCAACACCCGAAGCAGTTGATGGATTGGAACGAGAAGAGGACCAAAAGGCTTTTGTCGATGCGTTTAAAGATATGACAAAGCTCTTAGTACGACTAAAAACATTTACGGAATTTGAGTTTGATCCAGAGGCGCTTGAAATTGATAGTCAAACGTATGAGGATTATAAAAGCAAGTACTTGAAAATTGCCGAGCAAGTGAAAAAGGATGTTGAAAAGTCATCCATTCTAGAGGATATTGACTTTGAATTGGAACTCATGCACACAGACCGTATTAACGTCAGTTACATCATGAATTTAATGCGTGACCTTGATTTTGGCAATAAAGAAGATCTTGAGAAGCAACTTCGCTATATTGAGGAAGAGGTGGAGCGAGCCGATAATCCTGAATTACGTTTGAAAGTAGATCTCATTAAAGGCTTCTTGAAACGTGTCGTTCCTGATTTAACGAATGCAGATTCGGTAGACGACGCATACAACCGTTACGAGGAAGAAATGAGAGAAGAAGAGATTTATTCGTTTTCTGAGAAAATCGGTATAGCTAAAGAAAACTTGAAACAACATCTTGAAGAATATGAATACAGCAACATCATCCAACAATCCGTAATCAGTGATTCGTTAAAAGTGGGGCTCATTAAGAAAAGAAAACTGGCCCAACAGATTTCAGAATTTATTATGGAGCATACAGAGAAGTACACGTGAGGGGGCATAAAACCCTCTTTTTTATGTTATTTTATATAATTACTTTAATTAATGTTGTTATTTTATAAAATTACGTATATGATAAAGCTGTAGATTGAGCTAAAGGAGGTGGGGGCTATTCAATTACAAAAAATTGCATCCATTGTGCAGGGAGTAAATTTTACTCGTTTGGAAACAACTGAAGAATCAATAGGGGCTCAACGCGTAAAGGTCTTAACATTGAAAGAGTTCAATGAATCGATGGGCTTACCGTACCGGTTGGCACAGGATAAGAAGGCTAGTATTTGGATTGAACAGAAAAAATTGGAAAGACTTCGCTTTACTGAAGAAAATGGGATTATCATTCATTTATTGTCGCAACGTGTGGCATCGATCCCTTCGAACTATAAAGGGCTTCTGATTCCATCGAACTTCGTGAGTATTAATTTTAAGGAACCAGTGGATGCCAAGTTTGTTGAATGGTATTTCAACGAACATGCGGAAGTACGAAGGCAATTCAAACTCGCGACTCAGGGGTCCAGTGTCTCGTCCTTATCCATCAGTATGCTGCGTGAAATGGAAGTCTCATTGCCACCCATTCAGCTACAAACAAGGATAGGGAAAATTGTACAAGCAGTCCAGCAGAAAAAAAGGCTTATGGAAGAAAGAATGGAACTGGAAGATCAATATATTCATGAATTGCTTTCAGTAAAAATGGAGGAATATAAATGACAACATCTGAAAAACAACGATTGCAACAAGCAGAACTACACAAAAGACTTTGGGATATGGCAAATGATTTACGTGGACAAATGGAAGCGAGTGAATTCAAAAATTATATTCTAGGATTAATTTTCTATCGCTACTTATCCGAAAAGACGGAAGTTCGTGTAGATAAATTGCTTGAAGAGGATGCGGTTTCTTATGCAAAAGCATGGGCTGATGAGGAATACCGTGAGGCACTGGCTGAGGAACTTCTTCAACAAATTGGCTATGTCATTGAACCAGAATACCTTTTTTCAAACATGATGATTGAAATTGGAAAAGGGGACAATGGCAAATTTGATACGGAATTACTCCAAGAAGCAATCAATGCCGTAACGGAATCAACGATCGGTACAGATAGTCAAGCCGACTTTGAGCATTTATTCGATGATATGGACTTATCTTCATCTAAATTAGGGCGTGAAGTTACATCTCGTTCCAAATTAATCGCGAAAATTATTGCGAGTGTCAATGACATTCCATTCTTGCATGATGATGTGGATATTGACGTACTAGGCGATGCTTATGAATATATGATTTCAAAATTCGCGGCTAGTGCAGGTAAGTCAGCTGGAGAATTCTATACCCCCCAGCAAGTATCAAAGATTTTAGCGAAGATTGTAACAATCGGTAAAACCGACTTAAAGAGCGTTTATGACCCAGCTTGTGGATCAGGTTCACTTCTTCTACGTGTTGCTAAAGAAGCCAACGTCCGTAAGTTCTACGGTCAAGAACTCACGTCTACAACGTATAACTTAGCTCGAATGAATATGTTACTGCATGATGTTTCTTACCAAAACTTTGACATTCAAAATGCGGATACAATAGAAGAACCTCAACATATCGAAATGAAATTTGAAGCAGTTGTTGCGAATCCTCCATATAGTGCGAAATGGAGTTCGGACGCAGCATTCTTAGATGACGAGCGTTTCAGTGCCTATAGTCGCTTAGCACCGAAGTCAAAAGCCGACTATGCCTTCGTGCAACATATGATTCACCAGCTGGATGACAGCGGAACAATGGCTGTCGTATTACCGCATGGCGTGTTATTTAGAGGGGCTGCGGAAGGCATTATCCGTAAGTACTTAATTGACGATAAAAACTACTTAGATGCAGTCATCGGATTACCAGCAAATATCTTTTTCGGTACAACGATTCCGACGTGTATCATGGTCTTCAAAAAATGTCGTGAAGCAGACGATAAAGTGATATTTATTGATGCGTCCAGTGAATTTGAAAAAGGGAAGAACCAAAACATCTTAACGGATGAAAACGTAGAGAAAATTGTAGAAACGTATAAATCGCGTGAAACCATTGATAAATATTCTTACGCAGCGTTATTAAGTGAAATTGAAGAGAATGATTTTAATCTCAATATTCCAAGGTATGTAGATACGTTTGAAGAAGAAGAATCCGTTGACTTAGAAGTTGTTTCACAACGGATGAAAGAAATTGATGAAAAGATTGTGGAAATTGACGGAGAACTCGCAAAGTATTTTGAAACTTTGGGGGTGAAATAATGCATCCTAAATTGCGTTTTAATGCTTTTCAGGATAGGTGGAAAAATACCATCCTTAGTGAATTGATGATATTTAATAACGGAATAAATGCATCGAAAGAAAGTTATGGGCATGGTAGGAAATTTATTAACGTGCTTGATATTTTAAATAATAATTATGTTCTATACGACGACATCATAGGCTCCGTAAGTGTTAATGATAAACAAGAAGAAGCCAATAAAGTAGAGTATGGGGATATTCTTTTTCTACGAAGCTCTGAGACACGCGAAGATGTAGGTAAATGTACGGTTTACTTGGATAAAGACGAATATGCATTATTCGGTGGATTTGTAATCCGAGGAAAAAAAAATGGTGACTACTATCCTTTTTTTCTTAAACTATTATTAGATACATCATCTGCACGAAACCAGATTTCATCTAGAGCGGGAGGAAGTACACGGTATAATATCAGCCAATCAATATTGAGTTCAGTTGGATTATCAATGCCTTCAATATCAGAACAGCAAAAAATCGCCGATTTCTTCGCCCTGCTAGATCATCGCATCGAACAGCAACAAGAAAAGGTTGAAGCTTGGCGTGAATATAAAAAGGGGATGATGCAAAAGATTTTTAGCCGAGAATTGCGGTTTAAGGATGGGGATGGGCAGGAGTTTCCGGAGTGGGAAGTAACTCAACTTAAAAAGATTGTATCAACATTTTCCGGTGGGACACCAAGTTCAAAACAAAGATCTTTCTATACTGGCGATATTCCTTTTATTCGTTCTGGAGAAATATCTCAATCTACTACTGAGTTATTTATTAACAGTGAAGGTCTAGAAAGTTCGTCAGCCAAGTTAGTTCGAAAAGGTGATTTATTATATGCACTATATGGGGCTACCAGCGGGGAAGTTGCTATTTCAAAAATGGATGGGGCAATTAATCAAGCAATATTATGCATTAGAACAGAAGAGTCTAAACACTTTATGTTACATTATCTTACGCTAATGAAGGAGTCGATACTTTCGACATACCTCCAGGGAGGCCAAGGTAATTTATCTGCACAGATTATTAAGGAAATCACAATCTCATTACCATTAAAAGAAGAACAGGAAAAAATAGCGAATTTCCTCTCTGCTTTGGATATAAAAGTAGAAAATGAAGAAGAAAAACTTCGCTGTCTTCAAGAACAGAAAACTGGATTTATGCAACAGATGTTCATTTGAAATATATCTAAATAAATTATATGGAGATGATAATGTGTCAAAAGGAATTAAGCAAGAATATTCGATGGAAATTAATCGTATTCAAAACTACCTAAGGGATTTGGAGAATGGTCGTATATATGAAATTACAGGAGCCAAAATGGATGGTTCGTATGCTAAGATAGCAAGTAACATTAGTCGGGAATTTGAAGAGCTATTAACAATGATTGAAAAAGGTATTCCGTCAACTTCAACATTGATATTTGAGGCTAGACAAAAGGATACGAAAGATTAAATTTGAGGTATTCGGGGTAGGAATTTAAATCAGTCGTTGCATAACAGGTGCTTCTGGATGAGGAATGGTTGCTTGGTTCTAATACATTTTTGAATTGTATTAGAACCAGGCATCTAAATTAATTGTTCTGATAAGGAGTTGATGATGGATGGATTTCAACTTAATAATCGTTGCAGTAGCCACATTATTTGGAAGTTTAGGTTCTTCTTTTTTGGTTGGCCACTATAACACAAAATCACAAAATAGAGCACTTAAAATTGAATTTCAAAGAATAGATGAAGAACGTCGATATCAAGAAAAGCAAAAACTTCTAGAAGTCTACAATTATGTATTACGGAAAAATGGTGAAATTACTATTATTAAACCAGTAGAAAATGGGCTATTCGAATTCGAAATAAGCCTTTACAGTAAAGAAATTCGATTTGCCCTCTTTGAGGAATACTCCAAGCTGGACAAGAAGGTTGCGGAAATATTAACTTTACTCGATAAGAAAATAGAAGAGTCAAGAATGTATTATATATATGATGATTATGAGGTTCAGGCTGTATTAGAGGAATGTTGTGGGATATATTCTGATTTGATTAAAACCATAAATAATGTCATCGATACACAAAGGGAAAGAACGCAATTAAGAGTTGATTAATATTTCATTCTCAAGTACTAATTACTTGAAAAATCACGGATATTAATTTCGGAATATATAGTATCCTTGAAGTAGGCTACGAAGGTGGAATAATGTGAATAGTAGCCTCCATTTAACATTACTTGAAGTATTGAAAACTAATATACTCACCCGAAAAAAGGAGAGATTTGTATATGAATAATCAAAGTCTGTTGACAATCAAAGAATTCGCAAATGTAATAACGGAAAAGGGTCACAAGATTAGTGGAAAAGAGCTATTTGATAGGTTGCACAACTGGGATTTAATTTGGGTAAGTGGAGATAGAAAAAAACTCCCGACAACCGAAGCACGGAGATCTGGATACCTTGATATGGTTCCGTCGTCAAAAGGCTCTGATGTGTATGGTCGAGAGCATACAACGTTTGTTATGGTGGCGACTAAAAAGGGGCAGGAATATATTTTAGGTAGGTTAATGAAAGAATTAGATTGATGAGTGAGATATGATCTTTTTGCGAGATCTCTGTAATTACTATTGCAAAGGCTCATCTGTCACCCAGATGACTGTAAGGAGAAGATGAATCTACTTTAATATCGATAATTAATTTTAATAAATAGATAGGTTGGGATGTACTGATATGGAGAAACTGGGTAATAAAGAGATAATTAGTGTGGTGGCTTATATTGGCGGAGAAGGTGGTTATTTAGGCAATTTTTCGTATGCGACGCATGCAAGTTTCTATCCTGAGTATTGCGGATTAGATATTGATCCTTATAAATATGAAGGTACTACTAGAAATAGATTCATTACTATTTTGACTAATGCTACAAGAATTGAGCAATATAAGATTTTAGAAGGCGTTTTGGAAAAGTATCCTTTATCGAATGTTGAAGAACTATTTCATGAAGATATAATTAACGAAAAACAGTTTAAATCTAAGCAAAATCTTTTTGAAAAGATTTCAATATGGACAACCTTATTACAAGGGGATGGTTTAATTCTTATAGAAAATATTAAACATGATTCAAAATTTGTTAAAGAGGTTTTAAATCAATGTGAGACTTTAATTTCCAATCATAAATATAGTAGTGGAGTAGATAGAGCACACACGGCGTTACATGCATTTATAAAAGAATTATGTGAAGAAGAAGGACTGACCTTTCAGCAAAGCAAACCTAAGCTACAAGAATACTGGAGTAAATTAAGGACAGAACATAGTAAATTCAAAGCTAATCCTTCAAACTTTCTATCTCCAGTAAATCAAATTGTAAATGCTATTGCCAAAGTTATAGAGAACATTAATGAAATTAGAAATGATGGAGCTTACACACATCCAAATGAAGAAATTATTGATGAAGCAGAATCTAAGTTAGTAATTAATTTATCGAGAGTATTTCTACAATATATTGATGATAGAATAAATCCGTAGATAAACCCATAAACGCGACTGAAGCCCCCTGTAAATGAAAATTGAAAGTGTTGCGATAGAAGGAACAAAAGAGTATATAAGAAAAAATGAAAACAGTCGAACACTTAACAAAGAGTCAACTTCTGGAAACTCTTGTTAAGTATTTATTTGTTGTTGCGTACCTTATTTGTTCGTAAAAGTATGCTTTTACAAGAACGATCGTAAACTATTTATATAGCTTGACGAACGCTCCTTTTGGTTTTTTGTTATTCCTTTTAACCCGTTCGCGAAAGTGTACTTTTATGAACGGAATAAATATTAACTCTATGTAAGCGTAAAATATTATCTATAAATTTTTGCGCTTTTTGAATATGGTTTCGATATAGTAAATGAAGATAAATGAAGATAAATGCAGAACCTAAGTACAAACACTGGCATGGCCAAAAATTATATGAGTATCCATGAACAACCCTGCTTGAACAAATCTAAGTATGATCTTAATCATTTATTTATGTTCGTCCTGGGTATACCCGGCATGAACACGAATTACGATATAAACAGCAAATAATACCCACCTAACGAAAATAGGGGGGATGGGAAACGTGGAGAAAATGAAGTTTACAAAAATGCTGCTAAACGCCTAAAAACACTCTTATAAAAACATTTGTGAAATCATTATTGATTCCATAAGTGTTTTTTTGTTGGTTATTAAAAAAAAAACGATTATCACACTTGCGTATATAAGCATATGGTTATACAATGGTGGAGAAATGGAGGGATGGACTATGAATAAAACTGTTACGATTGATCTGCAACGAGCGTCGCGACTATTAAAATTGCTAGGGGACCCAACACGTTTGACGATGATGAAGTTACTCAAGTCACATGAATGCTGTGTGTGTGAATTTGTTGCGATTTTTAAAATGAGTCAGCCGGCGATTAGCCAGCACTTGCGTAAACTTAGAGATATTGAGTTGGTTAAAGAAGAACGCAGAGGCCAATGGATTTTCTTTTCGATTAATGAAAATCATGAAGATTACCCGTTTATTCAAAGCATTCTTGAACATCTTCCGGATCAGAATGAATCAATCGCTGAACTGGAAGCACAAGGGCTTCGAGTTTGTTGTGAATAAGGAGGAGAAAGTACGTTGATTTCAGTTATAACAGCATCATTGATATTCATAATCACACTTATTTTTGTTATTTGGCAGCCTAGAAATTTATCAATTGGTTGGTCTGCATGTATTGGTGCAGTTGTCGCTTTGTTAGTCGGGGTAGTTAATTTTCAGGACGTTATCGATGTTACAGGGATTGTCTGGAATGCTACGCTTGCTTTCGTTGCCATCATTATTATCTCATTAATTTTAGACGAAATCGGATTCTTCGAGTGGTCTGCGTTACATATGGCGAGATTAGCTAAAGGTAGCGGTATTCGCATGTTTGTTTATGTCAGCATTCTTGGAGCGATAGTTGCTGCCTTGTTCGCAAACGATGGGGCTGCCCTTATACTAACGCCAATTGTGCTTGCAATGGTACGAAATTTGAATTTCAATGAAAAAATGATTTTCCCATTTATTATTGCCAGTGGGTTTATTGCAGACACCACTTCATTACCACTGGTCGTGAGTAACTTAGTTAATATTGTTTCAGCAGACTTTTTCGATATCGGATTTGTTGAATATGCATCTAGAATGATTGTCCCAAATTTATTTGCATTAGTTGCGAGTATTTTAGTGTTGTTGTTATTCTTCCGTAAAAGTATTCCTAAAGACTATAAAGTCTCAGATTTAAAAGAACCGAAGGATGCTATCAAAGATATAAAGTTGTTTCGACTAGCTTGGGTGATATTAAGCGTATTACTTGTAGGGTATTTCTCTAGTGGTTTTACAGGATTGCCTGTATCTATTATTGCTGGACTTACGGCGATATTCTTTATGGCCATGGCACAAAGAAGTCCAGCTGTTCACACGAAGCAAGTACTTAAAGGTGCACCTTGGTCCATCGTATTCTTCTCTGTTGGGATGTACGTTGTCGTCTACGGATTGCGTAATGTCGGTCTAACAGGCGTATTGGGTGATGTCATTCAATTGGCAGCCGATCAAGGACTCTTTGTAGCAACGATTTCGATGGGCTTTATTGCTGCGATATTGTCATCACTTATGAATAATATGCCTACGGTCATGATTAATGCGTTAGCTATATCAGAAACGACTACGACAGGTTCTATTCGCGAGGCTTTGATTTATGCAAATATCATCGGGTCGGATCTGGGTCCTAAAATCACGCCAATCGGTTCTTTGGCCACTTTATTGTGGTTGCATGTACTGTCTCAAAAAGGTGTAAAAATCTCTTGGGGTAGCTATTTTAAAATTGGTATTATCTTAACAGTCCCTACACTCCTGATTACACTAATCGGACTGTATCTATGGCTGTCAATCATACAATAAATCAAAAAAAAGGGGATTTTCATTATGTCGAAAAAAACACTTTATTTCTTATGTACAGGTAACTCATGCCGTAGCCAAATGGCTGAAGGATGGGGCAAAAAGTATCTTGGTGAAGAATGGCAAGTTCTCAGTGCTGGAATTGAGGCTCATGGAGTTAATCCAAATGCTGTAAAAGCCATGAATGAGGCCGGCATCGACATTTCGGATCAAACTTCGGATATTATTGATCCACAAATCTTAAATAATGCAGATTTTGTCGTCACTCTTTGTGGGGATGCTGCTGACAAGTGTCCGATGACACCACCCCATATCAAACGAGCTCATTGGGGATTTGATGATCCTGCAAAAGCAGAAGGAACAGATGAAGAAAAATGGATATTCTTCCAGCGTGTACGCGATGAAATTGGTGCAAGGATTGCACATTTCTCTAAAACAGGTGAATAAATCAAAGAGGCCGTGGGTTCATATCCCGGCTTTCCTTTAATAAAATGAATAAGGATATCATTATATAGTGATGAAGGGGATGTTTGATAATGACAAAGGTTGAAATTTTCGATCCTGCAATGTGTTGTTCAACAGGGGTCTGCGGACCAGGTGTTGATCCAGAATTAACGCGTGTCGCATCCGCTGTATATTCACTTGAAAAAAAGAAGTTTGATATTACACGCTATAATCTTGGGAATGATCCGGGTGCATTTGTAGACAATGTAGTAGTAAATAAGGTGCTTCTTGAAAAAGGACCAGATGCTCTTCCTCTGATACTTGTTAATAATGAAATTGTTAAAGTGGGTGCCTATCCGACAAATGAAGAGTTAGCAGAATGGCTTGATATAAAGACAGCTGAACTTCAGGATAAACCACGTGTACGTGTTTCAGTCAAGTTTGATAAATAAGGAGGAATAACCATGTATCCATTATTCAATCCTGACAAAACCGTCCTAACTCCATTTTTGTTTTTTACCGGAAAAGGTGGTGTCGGTAAAACATCTACAGCGTGTGCGACAGCAGTGACACTCGCCGACCAGGGGAAGAAAGTACTTTTAGTAAGTACCGATCCTGCTTCAAATTTACAGGATGTCCTCGATGTAGAATTGACGAATGACCCAGTAGCTATTCCGAGTGTAAACAATTTATTTGCTTGCAATATAGACCCAGAAGCATCTGCGAAAACATATCGAGAAAAAGTTGTCGGTCCTTATCGAGGTAAGTTGCCAGATTCTGTTCTCTCAACGATGGAAGAACAGCTGTCTGGTGCTTGCACAGTTGAAATTGCTGCATTTGATGAATTTTCTCATCTGTTATCCGATGAAGATGTGTTAAATCAATATGATCACATATTATTTGACACTGCTCCCACCGGGCACACACTGCGTCTGTTACAATTACCAACTGCGTGGACCGGGTTTTTAGAAGAAAGTACACACGGTGCTTCCTGCCTGGGTCCGCTATCAGGCCTTGGAGAGAAAAAAGAGTTGTATGCGAAGGCTGTTGAGTCTCTTTCTAATCCAGAAAAAACGACTCTGATTTTGGTTTCGCGACCGGATGTATCTTCTTTACTTGAAGCGAATCGGGCTTCTTCGGAGCTTAAAGATATCGGCATTAAAAATCAGATACTAATCATTAATGGGCTTCTTCAGGCACATCATCCCGAAGACGATGTGTCAACCGCGTTTTATGAGCGACAGCGCCGTGCACTGAAAGAAACGCCCGAAGGATTAAAACAGGTTGTGACGTTCTCCCTTCCATTCGTTTCTTATTCACTAACCGGAGTTGATAACCTCCGGCACTTATTTAGCTCTTACACTATTACCGTGTTTGAAGAAGACAATCTAAGCAAAGAAACACTTCACCTTCCGGGCTTAAACAAAGTAATCGATGATTTTTCATCGAAAAACATACGTGTTATCTTCACAATGGGTAAAGGTGGGGTTGGCAAAACATCGATTGCATCTGCAATTGCGGTCGGCCTCTCTGAGAAAGGTCATCGCGTTCATTTGACTACAACAGACCCAGCAGCCCATATTGCGTATACTTTTGAAGGTAGTGTTTTGAGAGATAATTTGACAATTAGTAGCATTAATCCGGAAATTGAAGTCAAAAAGTACCAACAGGAAGTGCTTTCGATTGCAGGAGAAGGGTTGGACGAAGAAGGGCTTGCGTATTTGAAAGAAGATCTAGAATCGCCATGTACAGAA of the Sporosarcina sp. FSL K6-1508 genome contains:
- the arsA gene encoding arsenical pump-driving ATPase, with product MYPLFNPDKTVLTPFLFFTGKGGVGKTSTACATAVTLADQGKKVLLVSTDPASNLQDVLDVELTNDPVAIPSVNNLFACNIDPEASAKTYREKVVGPYRGKLPDSVLSTMEEQLSGACTVEIAAFDEFSHLLSDEDVLNQYDHILFDTAPTGHTLRLLQLPTAWTGFLEESTHGASCLGPLSGLGEKKELYAKAVESLSNPEKTTLILVSRPDVSSLLEANRASSELKDIGIKNQILIINGLLQAHHPEDDVSTAFYERQRRALKETPEGLKQVVTFSLPFVSYSLTGVDNLRHLFSSYTITVFEEDNLSKETLHLPGLNKVIDDFSSKNIRVIFTMGKGGVGKTSIASAIAVGLSEKGHRVHLTTTDPAAHIAYTFEGSVLRDNLTISSINPEIEVKKYQQEVLSIAGEGLDEEGLAYLKEDLESPCTEEIALFRAFADIVERSENEIVVIDTAPTGHTLLLLDSTEAYHKEMSRSTGDIPESVKKLLPRLRNSEETGVVIVTLAEATPVLEAARLQEDLIRAQIDPKWWVINQSLYATDTTDSILQGRALSELEWIKKVKEELAPQCAVIPWLHKEKIGYESLKEFINA